In Rhodoligotrophos defluvii, a genomic segment contains:
- a CDS encoding LysE family translocator → MELTALLIFAGALVISAGSPGPSIAALVARVLARGPRDVLPFLAAMWVGEAIWLSLAVWGLSAIAQTFHLVFVVIKWAGVAYLMYLAWRMWIAPAKLADGEVPERASPIRMFAAGMAVTLGNPKIMMFYMALLPTIIDLHNLSVLGWLELTATMMLVLILIDLAWVVLAARARLLLKSPRAVRIANRCSAGLMAGAATAIATK, encoded by the coding sequence ATGGAGCTGACTGCGCTGCTGATTTTCGCCGGCGCCCTCGTCATTTCCGCGGGATCGCCGGGGCCTAGCATCGCCGCCCTGGTCGCGCGGGTGCTGGCGCGGGGTCCGCGCGACGTCCTGCCGTTTCTGGCAGCCATGTGGGTGGGAGAGGCGATCTGGCTGTCTCTGGCCGTGTGGGGGCTATCGGCCATCGCTCAGACCTTCCACCTCGTCTTCGTGGTGATCAAGTGGGCTGGCGTCGCCTACCTCATGTATCTCGCCTGGAGGATGTGGATCGCTCCCGCCAAGCTGGCAGATGGCGAGGTACCCGAGCGCGCCTCCCCGATCAGGATGTTTGCGGCCGGCATGGCGGTGACCCTGGGCAACCCGAAGATCATGATGTTCTACATGGCCCTGCTGCCGACCATTATCGATCTGCACAACCTGTCGGTTCTCGGCTGGCTCGAGCTCACCGCGACCATGATGCTGGTGCTGATCCTGATCGACTTGGCCTGGGTGGTCCTTGCCGCCCGCGCGCGGCTGCTTCTGAAGAGCCCGCGCGCCGTCCGCATCGCCAACCGTTGCAGCGCCGGGCTCATGGCCGGCGCCGCCACCGCCATCGCCACCAAATAG
- the tolQ gene encoding protein TolQ → MEVELAQSAAQHADYSLLALFWQAHIVVKIVMLGLIAASIWTWAIVFEKYALVARTKRAIDRFEQMFWSGQSLEDLYLTLGPRNNHGAAALFMAAMREWKRSQESAIRAGFHGVQKRIEKVMDVQLQKEMSRLESRLLFLATVGSTAPFIGLFGTVWGIMSSFQAIAASKNTNLAVVAPGIAEALFATAIGLIAAIPAVIFYNKLSNEMGKIAARLENFADEFSAIISRQLDERS, encoded by the coding sequence ATGGAAGTGGAGCTCGCTCAAAGCGCCGCGCAGCATGCTGATTACTCGCTGCTCGCCCTGTTTTGGCAGGCGCATATTGTCGTCAAGATCGTGATGTTGGGTTTGATCGCTGCTTCGATCTGGACCTGGGCCATCGTCTTCGAGAAATATGCACTGGTCGCCCGGACAAAGCGGGCCATCGACCGCTTCGAGCAGATGTTCTGGTCGGGGCAGTCGCTGGAGGACCTCTATCTCACCCTCGGTCCTCGCAACAATCACGGGGCCGCGGCCCTGTTCATGGCGGCGATGCGGGAGTGGAAGCGCAGCCAGGAAAGCGCGATCCGCGCCGGCTTCCACGGCGTGCAGAAGCGCATCGAGAAGGTGATGGACGTGCAGCTGCAGAAGGAGATGTCGCGGCTGGAAAGCCGGCTCCTGTTCTTGGCGACCGTGGGGTCCACGGCGCCGTTCATCGGCCTGTTCGGTACCGTATGGGGCATCATGAGCTCGTTCCAGGCGATTGCGGCCAGCAAGAACACCAACCTGGCGGTGGTGGCGCCGGGTATCGCGGAAGCGCTATTTGCCACAGCCATTGGTCTGATCGCGGCCATTCCCGCGGTGATATTCTACAACAAGCTCAGCAACGAGATGGGCAAGATTGCCGCGCGGCTCGAGAACTTCGCCGACGAGTTCTCGGCAATCATCTCCCGGCAGCTGGACGAGCGCAGCTGA
- the tolR gene encoding protein TolR, which yields MGAGVQMNNGGLRRNGRRRRSSHAPMSEINVTPLVDVMLVLLIIFMVAAPMLTVGVPVELPETSGNPLEGDKEPLTVSIDANGKIFLQDTEITLDTLVPKLEAITNQGYDERIYVRGDKNVDYGTVARVMGSLSAAGFKRIGLVNEPESGS from the coding sequence ATGGGTGCAGGCGTTCAGATGAACAATGGCGGCTTGCGACGGAATGGCCGGCGCCGTCGCTCGTCGCATGCGCCGATGAGCGAGATCAACGTCACCCCGCTGGTCGACGTAATGCTGGTGCTGCTGATCATCTTCATGGTCGCGGCGCCGATGCTGACGGTGGGCGTGCCGGTGGAACTGCCGGAAACCAGCGGCAATCCGCTCGAAGGCGACAAGGAGCCGCTCACCGTCTCCATCGATGCCAACGGCAAGATCTTCCTGCAGGATACCGAGATTACCCTCGACACACTGGTGCCGAAATTGGAAGCGATAACCAATCAGGGCTATGATGAGCGGATCTACGTCCGGGGTGACAAGAACGTCGACTACGGAACCGTTGCGCGGGTCATGGGCTCGCTGAGCGCGGCGGGGTTCAAGCGTATCGGCCTCGTCAACGAACCGGAGAGTGGGAGCTGA
- the ruvB gene encoding Holliday junction branch migration DNA helicase RuvB, with translation MNARLVDRAERDEDAGEGSLRPLKLEDFVGQSRAKANLRVFIEAACSRGEALDHVLFAGPPGLGKTTLAQIVARELGVNFRATSGPVIAKAGDLAALLTNLEERDVLFIDEIHRLSPAVEEILYPAMEDFQLDLIIGEGPAARSVRIDLARFTLIGATTRSGLLTTPLRDRFGIPIRLDFYTEDELLGIVSRGARVLGVAMTESGAREIARRSRGTPRIAGRLLRRVRDFANVAGIERIDTKAADDALQMLEVDKRGLDMLDRRYLECIAMNFGGGPVGIETVAASLSEPRDAIEDIIEPFLIQQGFVNRTPRGRVLTPHAFAHLGLAVPGRLTTAQTDLFVEDDGDAS, from the coding sequence ATGAATGCACGTCTCGTCGACCGCGCCGAACGGGACGAAGACGCAGGCGAGGGCAGCCTGCGTCCGCTCAAGCTCGAGGACTTCGTCGGCCAGAGCCGGGCGAAGGCGAATTTGCGCGTGTTCATCGAGGCGGCGTGTTCCCGGGGGGAGGCGTTGGACCATGTGCTGTTCGCCGGTCCGCCGGGGCTCGGCAAGACCACGCTGGCGCAGATCGTGGCCCGTGAGCTCGGCGTCAATTTCCGCGCGACGTCCGGTCCGGTGATCGCCAAGGCGGGCGATCTTGCGGCGCTGCTCACCAATCTCGAAGAGCGCGACGTGCTGTTCATCGACGAGATCCATCGGCTAAGTCCGGCGGTCGAGGAAATCCTCTACCCCGCCATGGAGGACTTCCAGCTCGACCTGATCATCGGCGAGGGACCGGCCGCGCGGTCGGTGCGCATCGACCTGGCCCGGTTCACATTGATCGGCGCCACCACGCGCTCAGGGCTCTTGACCACGCCTCTGCGCGATCGGTTCGGCATTCCCATCCGGCTCGATTTCTATACTGAGGACGAGCTGCTCGGGATCGTCAGCCGCGGCGCACGGGTGCTGGGCGTGGCCATGACCGAGAGCGGTGCCCGCGAGATTGCCCGCCGCTCGCGGGGGACGCCGCGCATTGCCGGCCGGCTGCTGCGCCGTGTGCGGGATTTCGCCAATGTGGCGGGGATCGAGCGGATCGACACCAAAGCCGCCGACGATGCCTTGCAGATGCTGGAAGTGGACAAGCGCGGTCTCGACATGCTCGATCGGCGCTATCTCGAATGCATCGCGATGAATTTCGGCGGCGGGCCGGTGGGGATCGAGACGGTGGCCGCCTCGCTGAGCGAGCCGCGGGATGCGATCGAGGACATCATCGAGCCGTTCCTCATCCAGCAGGGTTTCGTGAACCGCACGCCGCGCGGGCGGGTGCTGACACCGCATGCGTTCGCTCACCTGGGGTTGGCGGTACCCGGCCGGCTCACGACGGCACAGACGGACCTGTTCGTGGAGGACGACGGGGATGCCTCCTAA
- the ybgC gene encoding tol-pal system-associated acyl-CoA thioesterase, protein MPPKPSDERWPDLAGRLEGGRHRLPIRVYYEDTDFSGFVYHANYLKFCERARSDWLRLIGLHHHELMEREEGAGGGLGFVVRRLTADFLKPAVMDDVLEVVTDAVALTRARLTLSQTILRGEERLFVLTVTVAVVDRRGRPRRLPQQLLDSLS, encoded by the coding sequence ATGCCTCCTAAGCCGAGCGATGAGCGCTGGCCGGATCTGGCCGGCCGTCTCGAGGGCGGACGGCACCGGCTCCCGATCCGGGTCTACTACGAGGACACGGACTTCTCCGGCTTCGTCTACCACGCCAATTACCTGAAATTCTGCGAGCGTGCCCGGTCGGATTGGCTGCGGCTCATCGGCCTGCATCACCATGAATTGATGGAGCGAGAAGAGGGCGCTGGAGGAGGGCTCGGGTTCGTGGTGCGCAGGCTCACGGCGGATTTCCTGAAGCCTGCGGTGATGGACGATGTGCTGGAGGTGGTGACGGATGCCGTGGCGTTAACCAGAGCCCGCCTCACGCTTTCACAGACGATCCTGCGGGGAGAGGAGCGCCTGTTCGTGCTCACCGTGACGGTGGCGGTGGTGGACCGCCGCGGGCGACCCCGCCGGCTTCCGCAGCAGCTGTTGGACAGCCTTTCATGA
- a CDS encoding DUF882 domain-containing protein, whose amino-acid sequence MPVNQLNAVDDTRTLSLYMVHTKESLTVTYKKDGRYIPSALRQLNHFLRDWRRNEVIKIDPEVIDLVWELHQELGSKKPVHVICGYRNEATNAMLRKIGRNVARKSMHSRGQAMDIYFPDVPTKKLRNSALVRQIGGVGYYPRSGPLGFVHVDTGRVRHWPAIPKQEFAAIMKNAPRGPQKRSEPVMTAEDEDGTQSTGTLASLISKLTGSSQSTQLATPVTAPIQSAPADIAETAPAAEEAKPESAPAKSAVVPDVPLPRSKPKLATPEPAEPAPQPVETTVAQSAPAEPAPAPAASGAPAEPAVPVVPTAKPDAAPSGPISTPTISASVKPQSSQPGSVQVEPASAPPPERQSFARPFSGEGKTSLGSGGHPMTGAMSRPLGIGAVQASVTPEAFWKEQNLKFSLKPHFFNSNASKELGLNEPATTSTVTLEAPTAEKGEFSFLPPVLSELTRLFLPFDPETVPVTDDGQAQSGGPVINRADKGNLLMSRHQQTTINGAAKGPRMDSYAVDLSQPNPMVTMARMRSDEPQPLSFQE is encoded by the coding sequence ATGCCTGTCAACCAGCTGAATGCTGTGGACGACACGCGCACCCTTTCCCTTTACATGGTTCACACCAAGGAGAGCCTGACGGTCACCTACAAGAAGGATGGCCGCTACATCCCCTCAGCCCTTCGTCAGCTCAACCACTTCCTGCGCGATTGGCGGAGGAACGAGGTCATCAAGATCGATCCAGAAGTGATCGATCTCGTGTGGGAGCTGCACCAGGAGCTTGGCTCCAAGAAGCCGGTGCATGTGATCTGCGGCTATCGCAATGAGGCGACGAACGCGATGCTGAGGAAGATCGGCCGCAACGTCGCGAGGAAGAGCATGCATAGCCGCGGACAGGCTATGGACATTTACTTCCCGGACGTGCCGACGAAGAAGCTTCGCAATTCGGCTCTCGTGCGACAGATCGGCGGCGTCGGCTATTATCCGCGGTCCGGCCCGTTGGGGTTCGTGCATGTCGACACCGGACGTGTGCGCCACTGGCCGGCCATACCGAAGCAGGAATTCGCCGCGATCATGAAGAATGCGCCGCGCGGTCCGCAGAAGCGGTCCGAGCCGGTGATGACGGCCGAGGACGAGGATGGAACCCAGAGCACCGGCACGCTGGCGTCCTTGATCTCGAAGCTCACGGGGTCATCGCAGAGCACACAGCTGGCTACGCCAGTGACGGCGCCCATCCAGTCCGCCCCTGCCGATATCGCCGAGACCGCACCGGCTGCGGAAGAGGCAAAGCCGGAGAGTGCGCCGGCGAAGAGCGCTGTGGTTCCGGACGTGCCTCTGCCGCGGAGCAAGCCGAAGCTGGCAACCCCGGAACCGGCAGAACCGGCCCCGCAACCGGTTGAGACGACCGTGGCGCAAAGCGCTCCGGCCGAGCCGGCGCCGGCACCTGCTGCGTCTGGTGCACCGGCGGAGCCTGCCGTGCCCGTCGTGCCGACCGCAAAGCCCGACGCGGCCCCGAGCGGTCCGATCTCCACGCCCACCATTTCGGCGAGCGTGAAGCCGCAGTCGAGCCAGCCCGGAAGCGTGCAGGTGGAGCCCGCCTCTGCGCCGCCACCTGAGCGGCAGTCGTTTGCTCGACCCTTCTCTGGCGAAGGCAAGACCTCGCTCGGCTCCGGCGGCCATCCCATGACCGGTGCCATGTCGCGCCCGCTCGGTATTGGCGCCGTGCAGGCCAGCGTGACGCCGGAGGCGTTCTGGAAGGAACAGAACCTCAAGTTCTCTCTGAAGCCTCATTTCTTCAACTCGAACGCCTCGAAGGAGTTGGGCTTGAACGAGCCCGCCACCACCTCGACGGTGACCTTGGAGGCGCCCACGGCGGAGAAGGGCGAGTTCTCGTTCCTGCCACCAGTGCTGAGCGAGCTGACCCGGCTGTTCCTGCCGTTCGACCCGGAGACGGTGCCGGTTACGGATGATGGACAGGCGCAGTCCGGCGGCCCGGTCATCAACCGTGCGGACAAGGGCAACTTGCTCATGTCGCGGCATCAGCAGACCACGATCAACGGCGCGGCCAAGGGGCCGCGGATGGACAGCTATGCCGTAGATCTGAGCCAGCCCAATCCCATGGTGACCATGGCCCGGATGCGTTCGGACGAGCCGCAGCCCCTGTCGTTCCAGGAATAA
- the ruvA gene encoding Holliday junction branch migration protein RuvA, which translates to MIGKLRGVVDSFGEDWVIIDVQGVGYQVSCSAKTLAGLPRPGEPATLAIETYVREDMIRLFGFTTATEREWFRLLQSVQGVGTRVALALLSTLSPTELANAVAMQDKASIARAPGIGPKVAQRIVSELKDKGPALVLADPGLARLQAAAEANIAGGAAASEAVSALVNLGYAQVQAGQAVASAMAKLGDEARTEQLIRAALRELAT; encoded by the coding sequence ATGATCGGCAAGCTCAGGGGCGTGGTGGACAGCTTCGGCGAAGACTGGGTCATCATCGATGTCCAGGGGGTAGGCTATCAGGTGAGCTGCTCGGCCAAGACGCTCGCCGGCTTGCCGCGGCCGGGTGAGCCGGCGACGCTCGCGATCGAAACTTACGTGCGTGAGGACATGATCCGGTTGTTCGGCTTCACCACGGCCACGGAACGGGAGTGGTTCCGGCTGCTGCAATCGGTGCAGGGGGTCGGCACCCGGGTGGCGCTGGCTTTGCTCTCCACCCTGAGTCCGACGGAGCTTGCCAATGCGGTTGCCATGCAAGACAAGGCCTCCATCGCTCGCGCGCCGGGCATCGGCCCCAAGGTTGCCCAGCGCATTGTGAGCGAGCTCAAGGACAAGGGACCGGCTCTGGTGCTCGCCGACCCCGGCCTCGCCCGTCTGCAAGCCGCGGCGGAGGCTAATATTGCCGGCGGCGCTGCGGCAAGCGAAGCGGTTTCGGCGCTGGTCAATCTGGGCTATGCCCAAGTGCAGGCCGGCCAGGCGGTTGCTAGCGCCATGGCCAAGCTGGGCGATGAGGCGCGTACCGAGCAGCTCATCCGCGCAGCGCTTCGGGAGTTGGCCACATGA
- the ruvC gene encoding crossover junction endodeoxyribonuclease RuvC, with protein MAQLAIRIIGIDPGLRRTGWGIIEQCGSRLSHIAHGTLKVDDKASLAERLLDLHGQLTAIIREWQPHEAAVEETFVNKDARATLKLGHARAVALLVPASAGIAVSEYAPNAVKKAIVGAGHAEKTQVHEMVQLLLARCRVTGADAADALAVAITHAHHRSAYGARRLAGASV; from the coding sequence ATGGCGCAGTTGGCGATTCGCATCATCGGCATCGATCCGGGCCTGAGACGGACCGGATGGGGCATCATAGAGCAATGCGGCAGCCGGCTCAGCCACATCGCCCACGGCACGCTGAAGGTGGACGACAAGGCATCGCTGGCCGAGCGGCTGCTTGACCTGCACGGCCAATTGACCGCCATCATCCGGGAATGGCAGCCGCACGAGGCAGCGGTGGAGGAGACGTTCGTCAACAAGGACGCACGAGCCACCCTTAAGCTGGGCCATGCGCGCGCGGTCGCCCTGCTGGTGCCGGCCTCGGCGGGCATTGCGGTTTCCGAATACGCGCCCAACGCGGTGAAGAAGGCGATCGTGGGGGCGGGCCATGCGGAGAAGACGCAGGTACACGAGATGGTGCAGCTGCTGCTCGCCCGCTGCAGGGTGACGGGCGCCGATGCGGCCGATGCCCTGGCGGTGGCGATTACTCATGCCCATCACCGCAGCGCCTATGGGGCGCGGCGCTTGGCGGGGGCCAGCGTGTGA